One Setaria italica strain Yugu1 chromosome I, Setaria_italica_v2.0, whole genome shotgun sequence DNA window includes the following coding sequences:
- the LOC101753965 gene encoding SNF1-related protein kinase regulatory subunit gamma-like PV42a, whose protein sequence is MAQLRAPADEQRKQEALHGEEDDDVVVIDGGGNESNKKARAGLCGVLRERKVVDLARAKRRLVEVPYTATLAHTANALLAAPVSAVAVAAPPGHWIGAGGSMILESDPATGAVRKHYIGMVNMLDILAHIADAGDEAEADGEEAVDLSRRMAVPVSSVIGHSLEGLTLWTLHPSTSVLDCMETFSKGVHRALVPLESSADNVVAVELVESAPGYRMLTQMDVVRFLRAHGAELKGVLSSTVRELGAVNEAVFAVAGGAKVIDAVKAMRAASLTAVPVIDAAAVDTETLQDGMGKKAIETFSATDLRDCPVARLQLWLGISVTEFKRKVAEYRASNRPVVPGADATDTGVRDADTPAAAAAIATDEEQSNEPQPLVTCSPESTLGEAIEAAATRHVHRLWVVDEEGLLRGVVSLTDVLRAVREAALGEDRELHSIVSS, encoded by the exons ATGGCGCAGCTGAGAGCACCCGCCGACGAGCAGCGGAAGCAGGAGGCGCTGCAcggcgaggaagacgacgacgtcgtcgtcatcgacggcggcggcaacgagaGCAACAAGAAGGCGCGCGCGGGGCTCTGCGGCGTGCTCCGGGAGCGCAAGGTGGTGGACCTGGCGCGCGCCAAGCGCCGGCTGGTGGAGGTGCCCTACACCGCCACGCTGGCGCACACGGCGAACGCGCTCCTCGCGGCGCccgtctccgccgtcgccgtggccgcgccgccgggtcACTGGATCGGCGCCGGCGGTTCCATGATCCTCGAGTCCGacccggccaccggcgccgTCCGCAAGCACTACATCGGCATGGTCAACATGCTCGACATCCTCGCCCAcatcgccgacgccggcgacgaggccgaggccgacggcgaggaggccgtCGACCTCTCCCGCCGGATGGCCGTCCCGGTGTCCTCCGTCATCGGCCACTCCCTCGAGGGCCTCACCCTCTGGACGCTCCACCCGAGCACCAGCGTGCTGGACTGCATGGAGACGTTCAGCAAGGGGGTGCACCGCGCGCTGGTGCCGCTGGAGAGCTCGGCGGACaacgtggtggcggtggagctcGTGGAGTCCGCGCCGGGGTACCGGATGCTCACGCAGATGGACGTGGTCAGGTTCCTCAGGGCGCACGGCGCGGAGCTCAAGGGCGTGCTGTCGAGCACCGTGCGGGAGCTCGGCGCCGTCAACGAGGCCGTGTTCGCGGTCGCGGGCGGCGCCAAGGTGATCGACGCCGTCAAGGCGATGCGCGCGGCGTCGCTCACCGCCGTGCCCGTCattgacgccgccgccgtcgatacGGAGACCCTGCAAGAT GGGATGGGGAAGAAGGCGATCGAGACGTTCTCGGCGACGGACCTGCGGGACTGCCCGGTGGCGCGGCTGCAGCTGTGGCTGGGGATCAGCGTGACGGAGTTCAAGAGGAAGGTGGCCGAGTACCGGGCGAGCAACAGGCCCGTCGTCCCCGGCGCCGACGCCACGGACACCGGCGTCCGGGACGCCGAcacccccgcggcggcggctgccatCGCCACTGATGAAGAGCAGAGTAACGAGCCGCAGCCGCTGGTGACGTGCTCGCCGGAGAGCACCCTCGGCGAGGCgatcgaggcggcggcgacgaggcacgTGCACCGGCTGTGGGTGGTGGATGAGGAGGGGCTGCTGCGCGGGGTCGTGTCGCTGACCGACGTCCTCCGGGCGGTGAGGGAGGCCGCGCTCGGCGAGGACCGGGAGCTGCACAGCATCGTGTCGTCCTAG